Proteins found in one Polyangiaceae bacterium genomic segment:
- the fliF gene encoding flagellar M-ring protein FliF: protein MPPRLKAVFEQIALFWAQLPTAKRLALVTLTVGALLTVLAVSWWNSQIRYGYLYTDLSTEDAAAIVQKLEAQQVPYKLDDSGTAIKVPDERVHALRLELAGAGLPRGSGVGFELFDKSQIGATEFEQHVSLKRALEGELARSIGTLEGVSAARVHLVLPERRLFASREQEASASVVLKLKNPAGFGKREVSAIVHLVSTAVPGLGRDRVSVVSTEGLTLHRPVTGDAVGAGSLADLHTENARAVASQMESLVKEQLERVVGAGNADVRVNVALDSRSKERTEEHYEPNKTALRSEHEVIEGSGAGEAGVAGVPGARSNLPDAVDEGTAPPEEALAAAGPGGTSRRSHTRNWEVDKVTEKMSTPPGDIERISVAVLVNGRYEQRDGKSVYVGRSKQDMKRLEDIVKNAVGFSTNRGDSVELQTMEFAKVSDGDLTPPPPLPWWRRYAPYLAAGGAALIAFIALLVLVRKGRKASIRQAKAIASVEKAAEQLSAAPDIRALMADPRPNAAELKSKALELAAQDPATAAVVLRKWLSAAAQPQARS, encoded by the coding sequence GTGCCGCCTCGCCTCAAAGCAGTGTTCGAGCAGATTGCGCTCTTCTGGGCGCAGCTGCCGACCGCCAAGAGATTGGCGCTGGTGACACTGACCGTTGGCGCTCTGCTGACGGTGCTGGCGGTTTCTTGGTGGAACTCCCAGATCCGCTACGGCTACCTGTACACCGACCTTTCCACCGAAGACGCCGCCGCGATCGTGCAAAAGCTCGAAGCGCAGCAGGTGCCCTACAAGTTGGACGACAGCGGCACGGCCATCAAGGTGCCCGACGAGCGCGTTCACGCCTTGCGGCTGGAGCTGGCCGGAGCGGGTTTGCCGCGAGGTTCGGGCGTGGGGTTCGAGCTGTTCGACAAGTCGCAAATCGGCGCCACCGAGTTCGAGCAGCACGTGAGCTTGAAACGCGCCCTGGAGGGCGAGCTCGCGCGTTCCATCGGTACACTGGAGGGTGTTTCTGCCGCCAGGGTTCACCTGGTGCTCCCGGAGCGGCGCCTGTTCGCCAGCCGGGAGCAAGAAGCGTCGGCGTCGGTGGTCCTCAAGCTGAAGAATCCCGCGGGGTTCGGCAAGCGTGAGGTGTCGGCGATCGTGCACCTGGTGAGCACCGCGGTTCCGGGCTTGGGTCGCGATCGGGTCAGCGTGGTGAGCACCGAGGGCCTCACGCTGCATCGGCCGGTGACCGGAGATGCGGTGGGAGCCGGGAGCCTCGCGGATCTGCACACCGAGAACGCCCGAGCCGTGGCCTCCCAGATGGAATCCCTGGTGAAAGAGCAGCTCGAGCGGGTGGTGGGAGCGGGAAATGCCGACGTTCGCGTCAACGTCGCCCTGGACAGTCGCAGCAAAGAACGCACGGAAGAGCACTACGAGCCCAACAAAACCGCGCTGCGCAGCGAGCACGAGGTGATCGAGGGCAGCGGCGCTGGGGAGGCCGGGGTTGCAGGGGTTCCGGGCGCGCGCAGCAACCTTCCGGATGCCGTGGACGAGGGCACCGCGCCTCCGGAAGAGGCGCTCGCGGCTGCAGGTCCCGGCGGAACCAGTCGGCGGAGCCACACCCGGAACTGGGAAGTGGACAAGGTCACCGAGAAGATGTCGACCCCACCCGGCGACATCGAGCGCATTTCCGTCGCCGTTCTCGTCAACGGACGCTACGAGCAGCGCGACGGCAAGTCCGTGTACGTCGGGCGCAGCAAGCAGGACATGAAGCGCCTCGAGGACATCGTGAAGAACGCCGTCGGCTTCAGCACCAACCGCGGCGACAGCGTGGAGCTCCAGACCATGGAGTTCGCCAAGGTGAGCGACGGAGATCTGACACCCCCACCGCCATTGCCTTGGTGGCGGCGCTATGCGCCCTACCTGGCCGCCGGCGGTGCCGCGCTGATCGCGTTCATCGCGCTTTTGGTGCTGGTTCGTAAGGGAAGGAAGGCCAGCATCCGCCAGGCCAAGGCCATTGCGTCGGTGGAGAAAGCCGCCGAGCAGCTATCCGCGGCTCCCGACATTCGAGCGCTGATGGCCGACCCCCGACCGAACGCTGCCGAGCTGAAATCCAAGGCTTTGGAGCTGGCAGCGCAGGATCCCGCGACGGCGGCCGTGGTGCTCCGCAAGTGGCTCTCGGCCGCGGCACAGCCCCAGGCACGCTCCTAG
- the flgK gene encoding flagellar hook-associated protein FlgK, which produces MASLTQLLYTARDALSAQSFGLGVTGQNVSNANTPGYVRRDAMLSNVVLGNQGYGGVEALGVRRATDAFLDRRVFEASSLASAASRRDTELAGVESLLDDFSGTGLADSLSKLFGSFDALSQSPNDPTARQTVLESAQAVAARVRETADSIATMRDSQLERGRAVITEINEKASRIAELNRQIAIAEAQGKDTSDLQDLRHQALLDLSTKVDVHTFTSDDGSLAVQAAGTTLVEGNTSRTLSLDLSSSGTLRLFAERTGGPPTEITSQLKGGELAGIKEARDEDLVALGDRLDQLAFDLASAVNAQHAAGYGLDGVTGRNLFDVSATVSGAARSLQLSTQVAGSPDKIAASSSATTLPGGSDNAALLAQLAAQKVASGNTRTLGEAYADLVGDVGTRKAQAETESQLRQSVLGQADALRESESGVSLDEEMVNLTRYQRAYQAAAKVLTTVDELMQELLARVGR; this is translated from the coding sequence ATGGCCTCCCTGACTCAGCTGCTCTACACGGCTCGTGACGCCCTTTCGGCCCAGTCTTTCGGCCTGGGCGTCACGGGCCAAAACGTGTCCAACGCGAACACGCCGGGCTACGTGCGGCGAGATGCGATGCTCTCCAACGTGGTGCTGGGCAACCAGGGCTACGGCGGCGTGGAGGCGCTGGGCGTACGGCGGGCCACGGACGCCTTCCTGGACCGACGCGTGTTCGAGGCTTCGAGCCTCGCATCCGCTGCCTCTCGCCGCGATACCGAGCTCGCGGGAGTGGAGTCGCTGCTCGACGACTTCTCCGGCACCGGCCTCGCCGACTCCCTCAGCAAGCTGTTCGGATCCTTCGACGCGCTGTCGCAGAGCCCGAACGACCCGACCGCACGTCAGACCGTGCTCGAGAGCGCACAGGCCGTTGCGGCGCGCGTTCGTGAGACCGCGGACTCCATCGCCACGATGCGCGACAGCCAGCTCGAGCGTGGACGCGCCGTGATCACGGAGATCAACGAGAAGGCGTCTCGCATCGCCGAGCTCAATCGGCAGATCGCGATCGCGGAAGCGCAGGGCAAGGACACCTCGGATCTGCAAGATCTTCGTCATCAGGCGTTGCTCGACCTATCCACCAAGGTCGACGTCCACACCTTCACTAGCGACGACGGCAGCCTGGCGGTACAGGCTGCCGGGACCACGTTGGTGGAGGGCAACACTTCGCGGACGCTGTCGCTGGACCTGTCCAGTAGCGGCACGCTGCGGCTGTTCGCCGAGCGAACCGGGGGACCGCCGACGGAGATCACGTCCCAACTGAAGGGTGGCGAGCTCGCCGGCATCAAGGAAGCGCGGGACGAGGATCTGGTCGCCTTGGGGGACCGCCTCGACCAGCTCGCCTTTGACCTCGCGTCGGCGGTCAATGCTCAGCACGCTGCGGGCTACGGCCTCGACGGCGTCACCGGCCGCAACTTGTTCGATGTTTCGGCCACCGTGAGCGGTGCCGCGCGCTCGCTACAGCTCAGCACCCAGGTGGCGGGCTCGCCCGACAAGATCGCCGCCTCGAGCTCGGCGACGACCCTACCGGGCGGCAGTGACAACGCTGCGCTGCTGGCTCAGCTGGCGGCACAGAAGGTCGCCTCGGGCAACACACGGACGCTAGGCGAAGCCTACGCAGATCTGGTCGGCGACGTGGGCACGCGCAAGGCCCAAGCCGAGACCGAGAGCCAGCTCCGCCAGAGCGTGCTGGGACAGGCCGACGCGCTCCGAGAGAGCGAGAGCGGCGTGTCGCTCGACGAAGAAATGGTCAACCTCACGCGCTATCAGCGCGCGTACCAAGCAGCGGCCAAGGTGCTCACTACAGTGGACGAGCTCATGCAAGAGCTGCTCGCGAGGGTCGGTCGATGA
- the flgM gene encoding flagellar biosynthesis anti-sigma factor FlgM yields MKGITGNPALDAYQRMAITPVTGAKPAEKVEGGGGHSTGEAAKVTISAAARDLALHAASGGADAEKVQALRAKIQDGSFKIDPKAVATKLVDDLG; encoded by the coding sequence ATGAAAGGGATCACCGGCAACCCGGCACTCGATGCGTATCAGCGCATGGCCATCACCCCAGTGACGGGGGCAAAGCCGGCGGAGAAGGTCGAAGGCGGCGGGGGCCACTCCACCGGAGAAGCCGCGAAGGTCACCATCAGCGCGGCGGCTCGAGATCTCGCCTTGCACGCCGCTTCCGGCGGCGCGGACGCGGAGAAGGTCCAGGCCCTCCGCGCCAAGATCCAAGACGGCAGCTTCAAGATCGACCCCAAGGCGGTCGCCACCAAGCTGGTGGACGACTTGGGCTAA
- a CDS encoding sigma-54-dependent Fis family transcriptional regulator, with product MPVSMANVIGQSESLVEVYRVVDRIAATDCTVLVTGESGTGKELVAKALHDASPRAQKAFVAVNCGAIPEALLESELFGHARGAFTGAHAAKQGRIALAQGGTLFLDEIGEMPMSLQVKLLRVLQAREYSPVGDTRTLTADVRIVAATNVQLEEAVRDGRFREDLYYRLNVIHLQVPPLRERADDIPLLATYFLKRACDKTGREVQGVTRAVAELLVSYPWPGNVRELENSIERAVLLCPNDVIEPRDLPSRVCGLGQERRVSARLPDTGLDLRAAVETFENQLIRQALERTSWNKKQAAQLLGLNRTTLVEMLKRKRIAPKAA from the coding sequence CTGCCGGTGAGTATGGCGAACGTGATTGGCCAGAGCGAGAGCCTGGTCGAGGTCTACCGCGTCGTGGACCGCATCGCGGCCACCGACTGCACCGTGCTGGTGACGGGCGAGAGCGGCACGGGCAAGGAGCTGGTGGCCAAAGCCCTCCACGACGCTAGCCCCCGCGCTCAGAAGGCCTTCGTGGCCGTCAACTGCGGCGCCATCCCCGAGGCATTGCTCGAGAGCGAGCTCTTCGGTCACGCTCGCGGCGCCTTCACGGGCGCCCACGCCGCCAAGCAAGGTCGCATCGCGCTGGCCCAGGGCGGCACGTTGTTCCTCGACGAGATCGGCGAGATGCCGATGTCCCTCCAGGTCAAGCTGCTCCGAGTGCTGCAGGCTCGTGAGTACTCGCCGGTGGGCGATACTCGCACCTTGACCGCGGACGTTCGCATCGTGGCCGCCACCAACGTGCAGTTGGAAGAAGCGGTTCGCGATGGTCGCTTCCGCGAAGATCTCTACTACCGCCTGAACGTCATCCACCTGCAGGTACCGCCGCTGCGCGAGCGCGCCGACGACATCCCGCTGCTCGCCACCTATTTCCTCAAGCGCGCTTGCGACAAGACCGGCCGCGAGGTTCAGGGCGTGACCCGCGCCGTCGCCGAGCTGCTCGTCAGCTACCCCTGGCCAGGCAACGTTCGCGAGCTCGAGAACAGCATCGAACGCGCCGTGCTGCTGTGCCCGAACGACGTCATCGAGCCTCGCGATCTGCCCTCCCGAGTGTGTGGCTTGGGCCAGGAGCGCCGCGTCTCCGCGCGCCTCCCGGACACCGGCCTGGACCTCCGCGCCGCGGTGGAAACCTTCGAAAATCAGCTGATCCGGCAGGCCCTGGAGCGCACCTCCTGGAACAAGAAGCAAGCCGCTCAGCTGCTCGGACTCAATCGCACGACCCTGGTCGAGATGCTCAAACGCAAGCGCATCGCCCCCAAGGCGGCCTGA
- the flgB gene encoding flagellar basal body rod protein FlgB yields the protein MSDLFAALAPLGKALDYHLERHNVLSSNVAHVDTPGYRPKDLERVDGFEAQLNVVLRRTSEGHMNSAMDATPEAGRVFEDLDAGAGNDGNYVSLDREAAKVAANHLRYDVVSAIVSAELRQLKFAAGDGRG from the coding sequence GTGAGCGACCTGTTCGCAGCTCTGGCACCTCTTGGAAAGGCCCTCGACTACCACCTCGAGCGCCACAACGTGCTGTCGTCGAACGTCGCTCACGTGGACACCCCCGGATACCGCCCCAAGGACCTGGAACGGGTGGATGGCTTCGAGGCGCAGCTCAACGTCGTCCTGCGGCGCACCAGCGAGGGGCACATGAACTCCGCCATGGACGCCACGCCGGAAGCGGGCCGCGTGTTCGAGGATCTCGATGCCGGAGCGGGAAACGACGGGAACTACGTGTCGCTGGATCGGGAAGCGGCCAAGGTGGCGGCCAACCATCTCCGCTACGACGTGGTGAGCGCGATCGTGTCCGCGGAGCTCCGACAGCTCAAGTTCGCCGCTGGAGATGGGCGCGGCTAG
- a CDS encoding flagellar basal body L-ring protein FlgH, whose amino-acid sequence MTKLWLAVLVALTLSACGPPHIRPFTPRHRKYEAGEYAATQKDYKPATGSIYSEAQAGYLEDTRALRVGDVVLVRINEEADAKGGATTKLAKGSSREANVSALLGLVPAIKKAYPNIDPENLLQMASQFDFAGEGNTQRAGKLRGMIGVHVKKELPNGDLFVEGTKVVMINHEEYHLYISGVIRPSDIEQDNSVPSTRIADARVEFTGRGDVADQVERGWLTKLLDSVNPF is encoded by the coding sequence ATGACCAAGCTGTGGCTCGCGGTTCTGGTGGCGCTCACGCTCTCGGCCTGCGGCCCGCCGCACATCCGCCCCTTCACGCCGCGGCACCGCAAGTACGAGGCTGGGGAGTACGCCGCCACGCAGAAAGACTACAAGCCGGCCACCGGCTCCATCTACTCGGAGGCGCAGGCGGGCTACTTGGAAGACACGCGGGCGCTGCGCGTGGGGGACGTGGTGCTGGTGCGCATCAACGAGGAAGCCGACGCCAAGGGTGGTGCCACCACCAAGCTGGCCAAGGGCTCGAGCCGCGAGGCGAACGTGAGCGCGCTCCTGGGCCTGGTGCCCGCCATAAAGAAGGCCTACCCCAACATCGACCCGGAAAACCTGCTGCAAATGGCGAGTCAGTTCGACTTCGCCGGCGAGGGGAACACCCAGCGCGCAGGCAAGCTGCGCGGGATGATCGGCGTGCACGTGAAGAAGGAGCTGCCAAACGGCGACCTCTTCGTGGAGGGCACCAAGGTCGTGATGATCAACCACGAGGAATATCACCTGTACATCTCCGGAGTGATTCGCCCCTCCGACATCGAACAAGACAACTCCGTGCCCTCCACGCGCATCGCGGACGCGCGGGTGGAGTTCACCGGCCGCGGCGACGTCGCCGATCAGGTGGAGCGCGGCTGGCTCACCAAGCTCCTCGACAGCGTCAACCCATTCTGA
- the flgL gene encoding flagellar hook-associated protein FlgL yields MRVTENLKYANVLRNLSGLASQQADASKKALSGSAIANPSDDPVAAAELVRNRAALSRIESHRSTIRTVLGDTELAEGTLAQASDLFASAKELALQGANGSLGPDERGALAESVRHLREQLAQLANTSGARGYLFAGSQTSVRPFDASGTFFGDGEDAQVDLGGSSPVTVDLAGAEAFTVAGGRDVFGDLTALENALNANDPTAVAATLDDLDTSRRQVVDARARVGLMAERLRTSDSIFEDGSVRLNEHEQRVAQADPIEAYSRMMSLNSALEQAITVSRQILDTGNNRF; encoded by the coding sequence ATGAGAGTCACGGAGAACTTGAAGTACGCGAACGTGCTCCGGAACCTCTCCGGCCTCGCGTCGCAACAAGCGGACGCGTCCAAGAAGGCGCTGTCGGGCTCGGCCATTGCCAACCCCAGCGACGACCCGGTGGCCGCTGCGGAGCTGGTGCGCAATCGGGCAGCGCTCTCGCGCATCGAGTCTCACCGTTCCACCATTCGGACCGTGCTCGGGGACACGGAGCTGGCGGAAGGAACGCTCGCGCAGGCGTCGGATCTCTTCGCCAGTGCCAAGGAGCTGGCGCTTCAGGGTGCCAACGGCAGCTTGGGCCCGGACGAACGAGGGGCGCTGGCGGAGTCCGTCCGCCACCTCCGAGAGCAGCTGGCCCAGCTGGCCAACACCTCCGGAGCCCGGGGCTACCTGTTCGCCGGAAGCCAGACCTCCGTACGGCCCTTCGACGCCAGCGGGACGTTCTTCGGAGATGGCGAGGACGCCCAGGTGGATCTGGGTGGCAGCTCTCCCGTGACGGTGGATTTGGCGGGGGCCGAGGCCTTCACCGTGGCTGGGGGCCGCGACGTGTTCGGCGACCTCACCGCTCTGGAGAACGCTTTGAACGCCAACGACCCCACGGCGGTGGCGGCCACTCTGGACGACCTGGACACGTCCCGCCGACAGGTGGTGGACGCCCGAGCCAGGGTGGGTCTGATGGCCGAGCGTCTGCGGACGAGCGACTCCATCTTCGAAGACGGCTCGGTTCGCCTGAACGAGCACGAGCAACGCGTCGCCCAAGCCGATCCCATCGAGGCCTATTCGCGCATGATGAGCCTGAATTCGGCACTGGAGCAGGCCATCACCGTGTCGCGTCAGATCCTCGACACCGGCAACAACAGATTCTGA
- the fliE gene encoding flagellar hook-basal body complex protein FliE — protein sequence MLPIDGPTLPLVVRDPQATSALQEKPEKVDGFGDLLKNVVATANERIQAADQAGEAFAAGQRDDIHGTMLALSKAEIELRMVGTMRNKVVDAFFELWRMQI from the coding sequence ATGTTGCCGATCGACGGGCCCACGCTGCCGCTGGTCGTACGCGACCCCCAGGCCACCTCGGCGCTGCAAGAAAAGCCGGAAAAAGTCGATGGATTTGGCGATTTGTTGAAGAACGTGGTGGCGACCGCCAACGAGCGCATCCAGGCGGCGGACCAAGCTGGAGAAGCGTTTGCCGCCGGACAGCGCGACGACATCCACGGCACGATGCTCGCACTGTCCAAGGCGGAGATCGAGCTCAGGATGGTCGGAACCATGCGCAACAAGGTCGTCGACGCGTTCTTCGAGCTCTGGCGCATGCAGATCTAA
- a CDS encoding flagellar basal body P-ring protein FlgI, which translates to MIRRLLLTLPLLAALLSVAPDTRADKIRDLCDVVGARDNQLVGYGVVIGLNGTGDDVSAPFAAQSLRSLLRRLGVQVDQKQVRLKNVAAVLVTTSIPAFSRSGSKLDVTVSSMGNARSLRGGVLVQTPLRGADRRTYAVAQGPLLIGGFSAGGRSGSSVQENTTTTGRIPAGALVEREIKTTFSSKDKIQLALKNPQFATAQRVVEAVNKALGKGSAKAVDGGTIVVTAPKSLKGKPVELLAKVGDVDVDPVAMAKVVINERTGTVVAGGNVQLSPVAIAQGGITITIQETPVVSQPEALGQGNTEVVPRTEVETSEKTPPTLSYVDGAASLADVAQALSSFGVAPRELASLLQALHTAGALRAEVVVQ; encoded by the coding sequence ATGATCCGTCGACTGCTCCTGACCCTGCCTCTGCTTGCCGCGCTGCTCAGCGTCGCCCCGGATACCCGTGCCGACAAGATTCGGGATCTGTGCGACGTGGTAGGCGCCCGCGACAACCAGCTGGTGGGCTACGGCGTGGTGATCGGCCTGAACGGGACGGGCGACGACGTGTCCGCACCCTTCGCGGCGCAGTCCCTTCGTTCTTTGCTGCGGCGCCTGGGCGTGCAAGTGGATCAGAAGCAGGTTCGCCTCAAGAACGTGGCGGCGGTGCTGGTCACCACTTCCATCCCGGCGTTCTCGCGCTCGGGCTCCAAGCTGGACGTGACCGTTTCTTCCATGGGCAACGCGCGCTCCCTCCGCGGCGGCGTCCTGGTGCAGACGCCGCTTCGCGGCGCCGACCGCCGCACCTACGCGGTGGCCCAAGGGCCGCTCCTGATCGGCGGCTTCTCGGCGGGTGGACGCTCGGGAAGCTCGGTCCAAGAGAACACCACCACCACGGGCAGAATCCCCGCCGGAGCGCTGGTGGAGCGCGAGATCAAGACGACGTTCTCGTCCAAGGACAAGATCCAGCTCGCCCTCAAGAACCCCCAGTTTGCCACGGCACAACGGGTGGTGGAGGCCGTGAACAAGGCGCTGGGCAAGGGCTCCGCCAAGGCCGTGGACGGGGGCACCATCGTGGTCACGGCCCCCAAGTCCCTCAAGGGGAAGCCCGTGGAGCTGTTGGCGAAGGTGGGAGACGTGGACGTGGATCCCGTGGCCATGGCCAAGGTCGTGATCAACGAACGGACGGGCACCGTCGTAGCGGGTGGCAACGTTCAGCTCTCGCCGGTGGCCATCGCGCAGGGTGGCATCACCATCACGATTCAGGAAACCCCCGTCGTGAGCCAACCCGAGGCCTTGGGGCAGGGCAATACGGAGGTCGTGCCACGCACGGAGGTGGAGACCAGCGAGAAGACGCCCCCCACCCTCTCCTACGTGGACGGTGCAGCATCCCTCGCCGACGTGGCCCAGGCGCTGTCCTCCTTCGGGGTCGCGCCCCGAGAGCTCGCCAGCCTGCTCCAGGCGTTGCACACCGCGGGGGCGCTGCGCGCGGAGGTGGTCGTGCAATGA
- the flgC gene encoding flagellar basal body rod protein FlgC: MLGVFSAMEVAASGLSAERIRMNTIAGNLANARTTRTAAGGPYKRVDPLFEAMTLDRSGAASAGAGVSLVKVARLVEDQRPGQLVYEPGHPDANADGYVEYPNVNAVEEMVNMITASRAYEAGVTSIDTIKQMARSAIDIGRA; the protein is encoded by the coding sequence ATGCTCGGCGTATTCAGTGCAATGGAAGTGGCGGCCTCGGGCCTCTCGGCCGAGCGCATCCGCATGAACACGATCGCCGGCAATCTCGCCAATGCGCGCACCACGCGCACCGCAGCCGGGGGACCTTACAAGCGGGTGGATCCCCTGTTCGAAGCCATGACCCTGGATCGCTCTGGGGCGGCTTCGGCGGGCGCCGGCGTTTCCTTGGTTAAAGTGGCGCGATTGGTCGAGGACCAGCGCCCCGGTCAGCTGGTGTACGAACCGGGTCACCCGGACGCCAATGCTGACGGCTACGTCGAGTATCCGAACGTCAACGCCGTGGAGGAAATGGTCAACATGATCACGGCGTCGCGCGCCTACGAGGCCGGCGTCACCTCCATCGACACCATCAAGCAGATGGCCCGCTCGGCCATCGACATCGGCAGGGCGTGA
- a CDS encoding FliI/YscN family ATPase, with protein MLHRLIERARHAPAHAPRGIVLEVVGLIVEVGGLRAAVGDTLAVDSHDGGELELEVVGFRKGRLLTTPLGSLSGIRPGARVTRTNRGATIVGSPELLGRVIDSFGRPLDGRPLPPADRMCSVHAAPPPPFARRAIEQPFATGIRAVDGMLPLGVGQRMGIFAGAGVGKSTLLGMICRSSQADVNVVALIGERGRELNDFIKNALGPQGLARSVVVTATSDQPPLVRARGAEAATAIAEYFRNQGKSVLLVMDSVTRYAMALREAALAAGEPPATKGYPPSVFAALPRLLERAGTGPGDGVITALYTVLVEGDDMSDPIADAVRGILDGHIVLSRELAERGHFPAVDVLASVSRLAPDVAEEPHLRAAGFVRELLGAHREVSDLIQVGAYVQGSDPRVEMALELMPQIDAFLRQGVEETTDAAQTLARLAVLTRNSRRSA; from the coding sequence ATGCTGCATCGACTGATCGAGCGCGCTCGTCATGCACCGGCCCACGCCCCGCGAGGGATCGTGTTGGAGGTCGTAGGGCTGATCGTGGAGGTGGGCGGGCTTCGGGCGGCAGTCGGCGACACCCTCGCGGTGGACTCCCACGATGGCGGGGAGCTCGAGCTCGAGGTGGTGGGCTTCCGCAAAGGACGCCTGCTGACCACGCCCCTGGGCTCGCTCTCCGGCATCCGTCCCGGGGCTCGCGTCACCCGCACCAATCGCGGTGCCACCATCGTGGGTTCTCCGGAGCTTCTCGGACGAGTCATCGACTCGTTCGGGCGGCCCTTGGACGGTCGGCCCTTGCCGCCGGCGGATCGCATGTGCTCGGTTCATGCCGCCCCGCCGCCGCCGTTCGCCCGGCGCGCCATCGAGCAGCCCTTCGCCACCGGGATCCGCGCGGTGGACGGCATGCTGCCGCTGGGCGTGGGGCAGCGCATGGGCATCTTTGCCGGCGCCGGCGTGGGCAAGAGCACCCTGCTCGGCATGATCTGCCGCTCGTCCCAGGCGGACGTCAACGTGGTGGCGCTGATCGGGGAGCGCGGTCGCGAGCTCAACGACTTCATCAAGAACGCCCTCGGCCCACAGGGTCTGGCCCGTTCCGTGGTGGTGACCGCCACCAGCGACCAACCGCCGCTGGTGCGGGCGCGCGGCGCGGAAGCCGCCACCGCCATCGCGGAGTACTTCAGGAACCAGGGCAAGAGCGTGCTGCTGGTGATGGACTCGGTGACGCGCTACGCGATGGCGCTCAGAGAAGCGGCCCTCGCCGCTGGCGAGCCTCCCGCGACCAAGGGTTATCCCCCCAGCGTCTTCGCTGCGCTCCCACGCCTGCTGGAGCGGGCCGGCACTGGGCCGGGAGACGGCGTGATAACCGCGCTCTACACGGTGCTGGTGGAGGGCGACGACATGAGCGACCCCATCGCGGACGCCGTGCGCGGCATTCTCGACGGCCACATCGTGCTGTCGCGAGAGCTGGCGGAGCGTGGGCACTTCCCGGCGGTCGACGTGCTGGCGAGCGTCTCGCGTCTGGCACCGGACGTTGCGGAAGAGCCGCACCTGCGGGCCGCGGGATTCGTCCGCGAGCTGCTGGGCGCGCACCGGGAGGTGAGCGACCTGATCCAGGTGGGCGCTTACGTCCAAGGCAGCGATCCGAGGGTGGAGATGGCACTGGAGCTGATGCCCCAGATCGACGCGTTCTTGCGCCAGGGGGTGGAAGAGACCACCGACGCCGCCCAGACCCTGGCGCGTCTCGCGGTGTTGACCCGTAACTCCCGGAGGTCGGCGTGA
- the flgG gene encoding flagellar basal-body rod protein FlgG, whose protein sequence is MFRSLNIAATGMAAQEMQLEGISHNIANANTVGFKKQRVDFQDLLYQTVRAPGAPTSQTTVSPTGLQVGNGVRVVGTVRSFEQGTLYNTNNPLDVAVEGRGFFVVQQPDGTPAYTRDGSLRLDGDGRIVNAEGFPLDPPVTVPPEATGISIAANGTVSATMNGETAPVELGQLSIATFVNPAGLAAKGHNLLVPTTASGEAQLGEPGTDGRGTLLQGSLEKANVDVVEEMIGLISAQRAYEINSKVITTADEMLRAASQMR, encoded by the coding sequence ATGTTTCGTTCCCTGAACATCGCAGCAACCGGCATGGCTGCGCAGGAGATGCAGCTCGAAGGCATCTCCCACAACATCGCGAACGCGAACACCGTGGGCTTCAAGAAGCAGCGGGTCGACTTTCAGGATCTCCTGTACCAAACCGTGCGCGCGCCCGGCGCGCCGACCAGCCAGACCACCGTGTCGCCCACGGGGCTGCAGGTGGGCAACGGCGTCCGCGTGGTGGGCACCGTGCGCTCCTTCGAGCAGGGCACGCTGTACAACACCAACAATCCGCTGGACGTTGCCGTGGAAGGCCGCGGCTTCTTCGTGGTGCAGCAGCCCGACGGTACGCCGGCCTACACGCGGGACGGCTCCCTGCGTCTGGACGGTGACGGTCGCATCGTCAACGCGGAAGGCTTTCCGCTGGATCCGCCGGTGACGGTGCCCCCCGAGGCGACCGGCATCTCCATCGCCGCGAACGGAACGGTGTCGGCCACCATGAACGGCGAAACGGCCCCGGTGGAGCTCGGGCAGCTGTCGATCGCGACCTTCGTGAACCCCGCGGGGCTCGCCGCCAAGGGTCACAACCTGCTGGTGCCCACCACCGCGAGCGGTGAGGCACAGCTGGGCGAGCCCGGCACCGACGGACGCGGGACGCTGCTGCAGGGTTCCCTGGAGAAGGCGAACGTCGACGTCGTCGAAGAGATGATTGGTCTCATCAGCGCGCAGCGCGCCTACGAGATCAACTCCAAGGTCATTACCACCGCGGACGAGATGCTGCGTGCGGCATCGCAGATGAGATGA